In Haloarcula halophila, a single window of DNA contains:
- a CDS encoding ABC transporter substrate-binding protein, translating into MPPVGELTLDTPPSSWVGGLGFTADVLTALGQADGAVGMADPRFWYQGFYDFLDGVTAPEKADLTQFTTPERDTDLEVLYELDPDLLAVDPNPLISIYGLEKGEAEEIRENVAPWFGNESRRKRFDGWTYWPVGEPYPYLSLPEYIPKYAELFGEPRRGEALLSLYEPFIEDVRSRVPPEEERRSLALVNGRYNPENRDGWVVYNPKSEIERTWGKKQYRDLNVVDAFAGAYDGQSSITVDFEGLLEYDPDVIIFNFGITYRDFQGENLIRKQRALLQDHPVGSEVTAVENDDLYVGGTPYQGPIINMFQTEMAAKQLYPDEFGAYPGYGELSGSEQLFDRKRLADIVTGNF; encoded by the coding sequence ATGCCGCCGGTTGGTGAACTCACGCTCGATACCCCTCCCTCCTCGTGGGTCGGCGGTCTCGGGTTCACTGCGGACGTGTTGACCGCACTCGGCCAGGCCGACGGTGCTGTCGGTATGGCCGACCCTCGGTTCTGGTATCAAGGGTTCTACGACTTCCTCGACGGCGTGACGGCACCCGAGAAAGCGGACCTCACCCAATTTACGACGCCGGAACGTGATACCGATCTCGAGGTACTGTACGAATTAGACCCGGATCTGCTGGCTGTCGACCCGAACCCCCTCATCTCGATCTACGGGCTCGAAAAGGGGGAAGCCGAGGAGATTCGAGAGAACGTCGCACCCTGGTTCGGGAACGAGAGTCGACGAAAGCGCTTCGACGGGTGGACCTACTGGCCGGTCGGTGAGCCGTATCCCTATCTCTCCCTTCCCGAATACATTCCGAAGTACGCCGAGTTGTTCGGTGAACCGCGACGCGGCGAAGCACTGCTCTCACTCTACGAACCGTTCATCGAGGACGTTCGCTCGCGCGTTCCGCCGGAAGAGGAGCGTCGATCCCTGGCGCTGGTGAACGGACGATACAACCCCGAGAACCGCGATGGTTGGGTCGTCTATAACCCGAAATCGGAGATCGAACGGACGTGGGGGAAGAAACAATACCGTGATCTGAACGTCGTCGACGCGTTCGCGGGCGCGTACGACGGCCAATCCTCTATCACGGTTGACTTTGAGGGACTGTTGGAGTACGATCCGGACGTCATCATCTTCAATTTCGGAATCACGTATCGGGACTTCCAAGGCGAAAACCTGATCCGGAAACAGCGAGCGCTCCTCCAGGACCATCCAGTCGGCAGCGAGGTGACTGCAGTCGAAAACGACGACCTCTACGTCGGTGGCACCCCGTATCAGGGTCCGATTATCAACATGTTCCAGACGGAGATGGCCGCAAAGCAGCTCTACCCCGACGAATTTGGGGCGTATCCCGGCTACGGCGAACTCTCGGGGAGTGAGCAGTTGTTCGATCGGAAGCGGCTCGCAGACATCGTCACCGGAAACTTCTGA
- a CDS encoding class I SAM-dependent methyltransferase, with amino-acid sequence MDPDDVRADWADRSGKYSPEYYADIGPNEVSETLTDVLDHYVGTEATILEIGCGSGRHLAALLERGYENLSGIDINDEAFEVMADQYPTLHDRGTFHVGAIEGLVSEFDTDAFDVVYTVETLQHIHPDDEWVFEEIARIAGDILITAENEGNSPQRGRGETAVSQVDDEFPLYHRNWKTIFTELRFAQLIREPTKRDTIRVFRTV; translated from the coding sequence ATGGACCCGGACGATGTCCGAGCGGATTGGGCCGATCGGTCGGGAAAGTACTCGCCGGAGTACTACGCCGACATCGGTCCCAACGAGGTGAGCGAGACGCTCACAGACGTGCTCGACCACTACGTCGGGACGGAGGCGACGATCTTAGAGATCGGGTGTGGCTCCGGCCGCCACCTCGCTGCCCTGTTGGAGCGGGGTTACGAGAACCTCTCCGGGATCGACATCAACGACGAGGCCTTCGAAGTGATGGCGGACCAGTATCCGACACTCCACGACCGGGGCACCTTCCACGTCGGAGCCATCGAAGGGCTTGTTTCGGAGTTCGACACCGACGCGTTCGACGTCGTCTACACCGTCGAGACCCTCCAGCACATCCATCCGGACGACGAGTGGGTGTTCGAGGAGATCGCCAGGATCGCGGGTGACATCCTCATCACCGCTGAAAACGAGGGCAACAGCCCACAGCGGGGCCGCGGAGAGACGGCCGTGAGTCAGGTCGACGACGAGTTCCCGCTCTATCACCGCAACTGGAAGACGATCTTCACGGAGCTCAGGTTCGCACAGTTGATCCGGGAGCCGACGAAGAGAGACACGATACGAGTCTTTCGGACCGTTTGA
- a CDS encoding cytochrome P450, which translates to MPRETAPPPSPAGHPVVGHAPAFARDPFGFVSDAVESVGGRFVMNLLGREIYVLADPTDIETALLDRESFAKLEDFRIAFGDALLSVEGEQWRRQRHAMEGFFSPQRIRDHADTIREVTERHTDAWEPGQRIELDSEMRQLALENLFEVVLGHSLSDEEFDELATAAHALNLWFKPRSWVLPHWVPTPARYRFRQGAAELRSWAESLLSRTGPGPADESLLSALVALRDDPSTAFDQEEILDQVVGMLFAGHETTALAMTYALHQLGRNGDVAERVAREIDDAVEGTPALSTVRDLSVLDDVIDETLRLFPPVHAIPRVTTTEVSLGEHTIPRDTEVLLAVWNLHRDGRFYDDPETFRPERWVDTTPRERGYEYVPFGAGPRICIGRHFARLEMKLALVTVLRRYRIEAPESVSVTPQMTSQPSGTVPLKLRPREDA; encoded by the coding sequence ATGCCCCGAGAGACTGCACCGCCGCCGTCACCGGCGGGGCACCCAGTCGTCGGCCACGCGCCGGCGTTCGCGAGGGATCCGTTCGGCTTCGTCAGCGACGCGGTCGAGTCGGTCGGCGGGCGGTTCGTCATGAACCTCCTCGGTCGCGAGATCTACGTCCTCGCCGACCCCACGGACATCGAGACCGCGTTACTGGACCGGGAGTCGTTCGCGAAACTGGAGGACTTCCGGATCGCGTTCGGCGACGCGTTGCTCTCCGTCGAGGGTGAGCAGTGGCGACGCCAGCGCCACGCGATGGAGGGGTTTTTCAGCCCACAGCGGATCCGCGACCACGCCGACACCATCCGGGAGGTGACCGAACGCCACACCGACGCCTGGGAGCCCGGCCAGCGGATCGAACTCGACAGCGAGATGCGCCAGCTCGCCCTGGAGAACCTTTTCGAGGTAGTCCTGGGCCACTCGCTGTCCGACGAGGAGTTCGACGAACTGGCGACGGCCGCACACGCACTCAACCTGTGGTTCAAACCGAGGTCGTGGGTGCTCCCACACTGGGTCCCGACGCCCGCCCGCTACCGGTTCCGGCAGGGAGCCGCCGAGCTACGGTCGTGGGCGGAGTCGCTGCTCTCCCGGACTGGCCCGGGACCGGCCGACGAGAGTCTGCTGTCGGCGCTGGTGGCCCTTCGCGACGATCCGTCGACGGCGTTCGACCAGGAAGAGATACTCGATCAGGTCGTCGGGATGCTGTTTGCCGGCCACGAGACGACCGCCCTGGCGATGACCTACGCGCTCCACCAACTCGGACGGAACGGTGACGTTGCCGAACGGGTGGCCCGGGAGATCGACGACGCGGTCGAGGGGACTCCCGCGCTCTCGACAGTCCGGGACCTGTCCGTTCTCGACGACGTGATCGACGAGACACTCCGGCTGTTCCCGCCGGTGCATGCAATCCCTCGGGTGACGACCACCGAAGTGTCCCTGGGCGAACACACGATTCCACGGGACACGGAGGTCCTGCTGGCGGTCTGGAACCTTCATCGGGACGGCCGGTTCTACGACGACCCGGAGACGTTCCGGCCCGAACGCTGGGTCGATACTACACCCAGGGAGAGGGGCTACGAGTACGTCCCGTTCGGTGCCGGACCGCGGATCTGTATCGGCCGTCACTTCGCCCGACTGGAGATGAAACTCGCACTGGTGACGGTCCTGCGCCGCTACCGGATCGAGGCACCCGAATCAGTCTCGGTCACGCCACAGATGACTTCACAGCCCAGTGGGACGGTACCCCTGAAACTACGGCCCCGCGAAGACGCGTAG
- a CDS encoding histidine kinase N-terminal 7TM domain-containing protein: MIFRLLFTGVLLLSGVSTLALAVFAYRHRETPGAVPFAGLSAALAHWAFVYAIGLQIQTPTLRVMILQIQWIAHPTIPLFLLLFGLSYTGHDEWVTRKTVAIVSAIPVLVVVAALTNPWHELLWTAQSVHIVEGMAVLVPTYGPLFWINIVYGYGIEVVAIAVLLRLVYQSDHLYADQSALLLVGIMVPFLANVHEIFIVGSTPAVDYTAISFAVSGLAFGYAVFRRQLFDLIPATRKLGRSDAITQLDTGVLIVDTEDRIVYANPEAGTIFDRDPSAMVGQPAKSVVDEQWLSFDTEDALGEVQRGTRTYEIRTSSITDRSGRELGTTLVFYDVTARTRREQELVTVNELNAVIRGVNQTLPSVTGRESIERAVCDRLAESDLYAGVCIGDVQTWAGDADRWRTTGDVRTDSSGHPSAMSRAPPRLDNGQLRAIGDSDGTELTLPVEPDGASNTWVVVPVVYGQTVYGAMGLLVHERDVSDRERSVLRELGELVGHAIDASEVEALTAADGGVQLTVAVADESDPIAAVTADGEVRLETLGIVSAGSNDGHHLLLDVTAGGAEQARSRLAAAGVEVDTVHGDSGDGLLDIAIGQATSLAPICERNATLLKGTVADGTATYEVFVPSAAEAQALLDRLSSAFPATTLRTKRKRENPFRAADGLPSDGLDELTARQREALGVAYRAGYFEWPREANAEEVAESMGISSPTLHSHLRKAQARLFADVFEGTDDP, from the coding sequence ATGATCTTCCGACTCCTCTTTACCGGCGTCCTGTTGCTCTCGGGCGTCTCGACGCTGGCGCTGGCCGTCTTCGCCTATCGGCACCGGGAGACCCCCGGTGCGGTTCCGTTCGCGGGGCTGTCGGCCGCGCTCGCCCACTGGGCGTTCGTCTACGCGATCGGGCTCCAGATACAGACGCCGACGCTCAGGGTCATGATCCTACAGATCCAGTGGATCGCCCACCCGACGATCCCGCTGTTCCTGCTTCTGTTCGGGCTCAGCTACACCGGCCACGACGAGTGGGTGACACGGAAGACCGTCGCGATCGTCTCGGCGATTCCGGTACTCGTCGTCGTCGCCGCGCTGACGAACCCGTGGCACGAACTCCTCTGGACGGCGCAGTCGGTCCACATCGTCGAGGGGATGGCGGTGCTGGTCCCGACGTACGGGCCGTTGTTCTGGATCAACATCGTCTACGGCTACGGGATCGAGGTGGTCGCCATCGCGGTCCTCCTCCGGTTGGTCTATCAGTCGGATCACCTCTATGCGGATCAGTCGGCACTACTGCTGGTCGGGATCATGGTCCCGTTTCTCGCCAACGTCCACGAGATATTCATCGTGGGATCGACCCCGGCCGTCGACTACACGGCGATCTCGTTCGCGGTCAGCGGGCTCGCCTTCGGGTACGCGGTGTTCCGGCGACAGCTGTTCGATCTGATCCCCGCGACACGGAAGCTCGGGCGGAGCGACGCGATCACACAGCTCGATACGGGCGTCCTGATCGTCGACACCGAGGACCGGATCGTCTACGCGAACCCGGAAGCGGGCACGATCTTCGACCGCGATCCGAGTGCGATGGTGGGCCAGCCGGCCAAGTCGGTCGTCGACGAGCAGTGGCTCTCTTTCGATACGGAGGACGCGCTCGGCGAGGTCCAGCGTGGTACGCGGACCTACGAGATCCGAACGTCGTCGATCACGGATCGGAGCGGCCGTGAGTTGGGGACGACGCTCGTCTTCTACGACGTGACCGCCAGGACGCGACGCGAACAGGAGTTGGTCACGGTAAACGAACTCAACGCCGTGATCAGAGGCGTCAACCAGACACTGCCGTCCGTGACCGGCCGTGAATCGATCGAAAGAGCGGTCTGTGACCGGCTCGCGGAATCCGACCTCTACGCTGGCGTCTGTATCGGGGACGTCCAGACCTGGGCCGGCGACGCGGATCGCTGGCGAACCACCGGCGACGTGCGAACGGATTCGTCCGGCCACCCGAGCGCCATGTCGAGGGCACCGCCGCGACTCGACAACGGACAGCTCAGGGCGATCGGAGACAGCGATGGGACGGAGCTGACACTCCCGGTGGAACCCGACGGGGCATCGAACACGTGGGTCGTCGTCCCGGTGGTCTACGGCCAGACGGTGTACGGTGCGATGGGACTGTTGGTTCACGAACGCGACGTCAGTGACCGCGAGCGGAGCGTGCTCCGGGAACTGGGCGAACTCGTCGGTCACGCGATCGACGCGTCGGAGGTCGAGGCGCTCACAGCGGCCGACGGCGGGGTACAGCTCACCGTCGCCGTCGCCGACGAGAGCGATCCGATCGCCGCCGTGACAGCGGACGGGGAGGTCCGTCTGGAGACCCTCGGGATCGTCTCGGCCGGAAGCAACGACGGACACCACCTGCTGCTGGACGTGACGGCGGGCGGCGCCGAACAGGCCAGATCGCGGCTGGCCGCTGCGGGTGTCGAAGTCGATACGGTCCACGGCGATAGCGGGGACGGGCTCCTGGATATCGCGATCGGCCAGGCAACGTCGCTAGCACCGATCTGTGAACGGAACGCGACGCTACTCAAGGGGACTGTCGCCGACGGAACAGCGACCTACGAGGTGTTCGTCCCGTCGGCGGCAGAGGCACAGGCGTTGCTGGACCGACTCTCGTCCGCGTTCCCGGCGACGACCCTTCGGACGAAACGCAAGCGTGAAAACCCGTTTCGCGCTGCCGACGGGCTCCCGTCGGACGGGCTCGACGAACTGACCGCAAGACAGCGGGAAGCGCTGGGCGTGGCCTACCGTGCCGGATATTTCGAGTGGCCTCGGGAGGCCAACGCAGAGGAAGTGGCCGAGTCGATGGGGATCAGTTCGCCGACGCTCCATAGCCACCTTCGGAAGGCGCAGGCGAGGCTGTTCGCGGACGTGTTCGAGGGCACCGACGACCCCTGA